The genome window ATCAGGAAAACAACCGGTGTCTGACCGAGGTCTGGAGCCAATCGGAACTGCCGAAAACGCTCATTGAAGGACTGCGTTCCATTTCTCCCCGAGGTGTCAACCAGCATGATCTGGGCTCCCTGCCCTCCCTTGCGGAAGGGCTTGCTTTGCGCTCCGCAGAACGGGGAGTACATCATGCAGAGCTGGTTCCTCGGGAATGGGTGGACCTGCAGCGCCGCCGGCAGATCATGAAAATCACCACGGTTGCATCCATTGCGGTGCTCAGTGTATGGATAGCAGTCATTTCCATCACAGGAACAATCTTTGCGGTACAGAAGTCGGCTGCGAATAGCGTCCGCAAAGAGGCGGCTCTGTACGCAGAACCGGCCCGGGCGGCACAGGATGCGCGTGCCGAAAAGGAATCGCTCGAAAAATATGCAGACCGCACCCATTCCGTTTTAGAGGGGTTGCTGGAAGTGACCCAACTTCTTCCGGAGTCTCTGGAGCTCAACTCGTTTGATTACACAAAAGGCAAGGCGATTCATCTGCGAGGATCCGGCCCGCGAACCGAACCGATCTATGACTATTTCCAGAAACTGGGCGCATCCCGCCAGTTTAAAGCCATTAAGGATGAAAAACAGAGCATGCAGATTAAACAGGGCCAGCGCCAGGAAGGATTCTCGGTTACCGTCCTGCTTCCGGAAATCGCTGCCACGGAGGACTCGCCATGAAAATCTCACGGCGCGAAATGCTCATAGGAATCCTGACCTTGTTTATAGCACTGTTCGGCCTCACATACTGGCTGGGCGGTTCCAGGATTGCTGAACACAAAGCAATCATTGAGGAAAAGGAAAAGCTGCTGCGGCAGATCCAGTTGCACAAACGGATTATCGCCGAACAGGGCAGCTGGACAAACCGGCTGAGCGAACTGCAATCCCAGCTTCCGGTTTACGACCGCAAGGTATCGGTTACCGGTGAAATTCTCAAAGAGATCAAAAGCATGGCTGACGGCACCGGCCTGGATCTCACGAAAAGCCGGGCTAACCGTGAAAAACAGGTCGGGACCCTCTACGAGCTAAGCGTGATCTGTGACTGGGAAGGCGAACTCGAAGAACTTGTCCGTTTTCTCTATCAGGTCAACGAACAGGGCTTACGGTTCGATATTCGAGAGTTGTCCGTGCGCCCTGACGCCAAGCGCGCCGGAATTCTGCGCGGCGACATGATTATTGACTGTGCTTATCGCCGCAGTGACGAAGCAGCCTCTGCAAATTGAA of Tichowtungia aerotolerans contains these proteins:
- the pilM gene encoding pilus assembly protein PilM; amino-acid sequence: MLISTHTTGIHYTDEIVEWAVLRKNRAGTEKILEGAHPVPEGFFDQEDAPLFPSEVLEHSRKEFKGIVTVSLPSAHLLMRVLELPSSDPDELRSMVELQMDRVSPFPLEQMAVSYEVLKQNEEHSRVLAIAAQRNTIDRLGDLFKEQNVYIRSLDAEILAWWSLLIAHGDVPCQGRVLLILEEHTEFSMIVVDHGVPVCFRSLELFHNYTDEKVVGEIIEDIQHTLLSLETEYQENNRCLTEVWSQSELPKTLIEGLRSISPRGVNQHDLGSLPSLAEGLALRSAERGVHHAELVPREWVDLQRRRQIMKITTVASIAVLSVWIAVISITGTIFAVQKSAANSVRKEAALYAEPARAAQDARAEKESLEKYADRTHSVLEGLLEVTQLLPESLELNSFDYTKGKAIHLRGSGPRTEPIYDYFQKLGASRQFKAIKDEKQSMQIKQGQRQEGFSVTVLLPEIAATEDSP